ATATTGACACAGGTCTGCAGTATAGACTTCCTACTTTTGTGTAAGAAACTAGTAATGGATGTTTGGTGGCCAGCACCAAATACACCTATTTCTCAGTTATCTGTGCTCCATTCATCCCCGGTGATTGTGACATCACAGAGGAGGAAAATCAGAGGTCAAACTCTCTGTAGTCCAATGGTTGATAGGGTGTTTGTTACATCCTTTAACTGCATAGTGTTGTTGATTCATCATTTTGTAAAGTatgaaaacattttagaatatcACTTATATCCAGCTGGTAATAGCATTCAAATAAGCCATTTAAGACCACGTGTCTTACAAGCTccaattgtatttttttgctcATTCATAGACGGAATAAATGACATATCCCTGACTCAATATACAGCGTGTCAGGATGTCGAAATTAAGAATCAAGTTTCGTTCAATAGGCATTCCAGTCAGAGCTTGATGCTATCTAGACTAACACAGGTATATTGAAGGGCTCAGTCAGTGTTCTGTGCTAGGTTAAAGCTAATAAAGCGTGTGGATAGGGTTGTCAACTCAGACCAAACTCATTCCAGGTGATTATAAGCAACAGTGCTGTTGTGTGCTACTGTGCGgtatatattacagtacagtgtatcAGTGAGGAAGAGGGAACCTGACTAGACCAAGTACTCATGTTCACATCAGTCAGTGCATGCTTGTCCCCTCCCCAGGGGCTGAGAGCGAGTGTGCTTAAGGTCACTTGAGTGTGCACTTgtggaagggagtgagagaggagtcaTTTGTTTGTTTACCTCAGATGTGGGAGACCCCGGTCTTAGTGGGCCACCGTGTCAGCAGGcctctgttccagcccagcacgaACACACCTTATTAAACTAATCATGGTCTAACTTTAAGCCTGTATACACGGTGGCCCACCTCAGTAGTCACCCATCCCAggtctagttagcggtggtggcAGGCACGCTGACAGAGAGGGTCCTGCGGGTGGCGTTGGTGACCTGGCGCTGCTGGGACAGGAAGGACTGACCGGGGGGCACCATAGAGGTGGAGCGACCCCCCAGACGGGCCTCGATCGCCAACTTCTGGAAGCTCAGACTCTggagggagtggaagagagatATCATTTGTAAACTGTACATTCCTGTCATTTATTTTCAAAGTGAATATGAGGTCTAAAATACAATGTGCGTCTATTCAGATTTCATGTTCTAACCTTGTTGTACCATGCTGTTACAATCAGCTTCTCCTCATACTCTCTCAGCTTTGCCTGCTCACACTccctctacagagagagacagagagtgaaagagactaTCAATACCAGAGGTCGAGAGTAAACTGAGATAAGTACTATAGATCCTCCTGGCTGAGGGTTAAGGAGAGAGACCAGGGGTTAAAGGTCAGCGTTACCTCCAGACTGAGGATCCTCTTGTCTCTGTCCATCAGCTGGTTCTTCAGAGCCTGGATCTCTGCTGTGGCTGGGTTCAGCTTGGGGTCCAACGCACGGATCACCTACAGCACCGAAACAGACCGAGAGCTTCATCAGATATCACGGGTGGGAGCAGAACCAAAGAGAGACATCTTTTTCCACACTTTTTGTCCAGCTGCTAGTTGGATAAGAGCGGAAGGAATGACAACTCACGTTGCGTGCCTTCTCCAGATACATCTTGTATCTCTCCTCCATGGCTCTCATAtcatcatccttcttcttcagaGCAGCCATCAGCTCCTCCAGTCTCAGAGCTAAGGGACAGACACAGATAACACTCACTGGGGCTCTCTGAAAACTATGCTGCCAATGTTGTGGTATTGTTATGGTTGTGTTACAGTTGTACTCAcaggtctgtgtgttgtctggctGCAGGTCCTCCAGCAGTTCTTTCTTCTTCATGATCTCATCCTGCGCCTCGTTCAGTTGCACCCTGGGTAATAAAACACCTTAGTTTATGCATCGATCTCTTAGGAGTAACATGGAGGTCTCACAAAGCGGTATGCACCATACTTACATATGAGCATCCAGTTTCCTCTTCAGGTGAGACTGAAAATATAGAGCAGTTGGAAGAGAACACAGCTACCGTTACCTTAGAGCTGCTACTGCACAGTATGCAGGGTTAATGTTTGACATAGCAGTATGTGTAAAATCTATACATGTACTGTCTAGTGTGTAACTCACATCATCAGTCTTGGCCCCGTGGCCCTGTAGGCTTTTCTGTAGATCCTCTACCTGCTGTTGCAGCTCAGTGACTCTCTCCCGGTTTAACCTGGAAGTAcgtcacacacacaggaagtagAACATCAACTAGGAAGTAAAACATCCAAGACAGTACAAGTGAAAATGTGAGCCAGCTAGCGCCACCTACACACCTGTTCTCAGTGTCCAGTTCAGAGCGTGTTCGGTGTGCCTCCTCTAGCAGTGTCTGTAGTTCAGAGATCTTGTCATTCTCTGATCCCTCCTGCTGCACACGCAACATCTTATTCTCATGCTGGAGCCGGATAAACTTCTCCCTGTATGGACAAGGACACACAGTTAGTGCAGTCAGcgactcacacacaaacacaattattAAATGATTACCTGTACTCTATAGGTAGGATTTCAGCAGCAAGGTTATCATGGCTTGGACTGCCAGCTGGCATCCCTGCCATCCCTGTGAAGAGTGAGAGATCAGATCAGTAACCATGTGTATCTGTAAGCCTCAGAGAGACACAGACCGTGTTGGAAAGCTTCAAAACTGTGATGTATCATGGgtcaattgtgactgactgatttaCAAATAACATTAATAGTAATTTATGAAGCaatgtgatttgtagatcagtcagtctcaACTCCCCTTTAAAGTCAGCGGCAACGTCGAATGCGCCCACACCGTTTATCAGAGAAACCTTTACTTTCCAATCACACAGCACCAAACAGCCAGTCTACATTGTCAATGCGATGGTCCAATGAGCTACCTGCTTGTCGGAGCTGGTCTTGTTGAGCCTGGTTACAGCGTAGCTCCTCATTGGTCTCCTTCAGAGAGTCTCGCTCAATGATGATCTTCTGATGARATCAACatcaggagacagagaggaggagataagCCAATAGCATTAGACTATTGCCTTGTCCAAAAACATTCCTTAGCTCCTTCCCCTCCTGTGTTTGCATATCAGAGGGACCAGGTAGGTTGCAGTAGAAAGTGTTGGGATCCAGTCCGTACCTCTTTCTCCTTCATCACAGCGTCGTATTTCTCCTCAAACTTCTTCATCTCGTAGGCCAGGTTATCTGCCCGCCGGGACTCCTCTGACAACTTCCGGTGCAGCTCCTGGACCTGGCAGGAAACAGGAAATAGCTTTAGTAAGCCCCCTGATTGGCTTTTTGTCCTTACAAAATGATATCTCCTCAGAGACGACTTGGTAGGTGAGGGCAAAAGCTTCAGAGTTCCGCCATGCTTTCCCCAACCCAGCGCTGTCAGGTCTATAGTGCAAAAGGGAGTGGACAACTTCAGGAATGATCCTGTCTCCAGTATATTCTCAGGCATGTCTCACCTGTCTCTTGTATGTCTCTAGCTGTGCGCGGGCAGTGTTAGCCTTGCGTAGCTCCTCCTCCAGACTGACAGTGTTCTGCATGTAGATGGTGTTCTTCTCCTCCAACAGCTTCACCTGTCTCCTCAGATCTCCCAGGTCCTCCAGTTTACGCCTGTA
This window of the Salvelinus sp. IW2-2015 linkage group LG16, ASM291031v2, whole genome shotgun sequence genome carries:
- the LOC111975600 gene encoding protein Hook homolog 1 — protein: METDKAVLCESLIIWLQTFNTGSPCTAVAELTTGVAMSQALHQIDPAWFSKSWLGRIKEDVGDNWRLKMNNLKKILQMMVDYYNEALSQQIQEFPLPDLVKVAEHSDPVELGRLLQLTLGCAVKCERKQGSRYIQVIMNSGGVVQHVVMTAIQELMSKENMAQLAVEKLAIVKCVCVCVSQLKKALEDLADLMSEKEELAQRCHELDVQVTVLQEERNSLLAENDVLTDRANQLDAFDDPSTPSGRKHSQLQIQLETLQEENFRLEAAKDDYRIHCEELEKQLIEVQHRNDELTSLAEESRALKDELDILRSCSDRAVKLEASVETYRRKLEDLGDLRRQVKLLEEKNTIYMQNTVSLEEELRKANTARAQLETYKRQVQELHRKLSEESRRADNLAYEMKKFEEKYDAVMKEKEKIIIERDSLKETNEELRCNQAQQDQLRQAGMAGMPAGSPSHDNLAAEILPIEYREKFIRLQHENKMLRVQQEGSENDKISELQTLLEEAHRTRSELDTENRLNRERVTELQQQVEDLQKSLQGHGAKTDDSHLKRKLDAHMVQLNEAQDEIMKKKELLEDLQPDNTQTSLRLEELMAALKKKDDDMRAMEERYKMYLEKARNVIRALDPKLNPATAEIQALKNQLMDRDKRILSLERECEQAKLREYEEKLIVTAWYNKSLSFQKLAIEARLGGRSTSMVPPGQSFLSQQRQVTNATRRTLSVSVPATTAN